In the Arthrobacter sp. CDRTa11 genome, GCCGTCCCCACGAGAGCACTACTGTGCCGCGACGATCGGTTCTTTCCGCCGTCATTCATGAGACGCCAAATACAGCAGCGGCTTGGAATTGAGCCGTTGGAAATTCCAGGCGGGCACTACGCCACGTTGAGCCATCCAGACGCTGTAGCTGCTGCGCTGGAAGACTTCGCCCAAGAGATCACTCAGATGCGGCCCTCCCCAGACTGGTGAGCTTGTCTGACCCTCATTTCCAGGCGTGCCGGAACTATCGTTGGTGGATTTATACCTATCAGTTCGGTGCGACAGGTATCGCCGTCTTCTGCGGGGCTTCGGGAAAGTAGTTCTTCACTGGAGGGGCCGTTCCCACACTTCCGTTACCGCCGGCTATGGCGAACTCCCCAACAACGGTCTTTCCGGTTGTGTCATAAACGGGGATCAAGCTGTCCTTGTCCCCTCGGGCCTCTTGCCAGGCCACCGCTTCCTCGGGGCTTTTGAACGTCTTCATGGCCGCCGTCCCGTTGGCTTCCTCCAGCTCGGTTCGGTAAACGTAGCCAGGGGTACCGTTGGTAGCGATGACGGCGATTAGGTCAGGTATCCCGTTTTCATTTTCCGCGCCGTAGGTGTCACCGTCAGCGTTGGTTTCCCAGTCCCCTATTTCCACGCTGACGTACTTGGCGGTCACCTTCCATCGGTTTTCCGGCTCAGTTCTAAAGGTCACGCTGTGTTGGCCCGGAGCGAGCTGGACCAAGTAGCCGGACCAGGCCTGGGGCGTGCCAACATCTTCCGGTGAACATATGCTGCGCGAGCCATCCTGGTACTGGAAAAGCCCGGGCGTTAAGCAGGTGAAGTCCATCTGGATACCCGTGGTGCCCTCAGGCGGCTCACCAAGTTCTATCGTGGCGGGACCCTGATATGTTGCTTCGGGGACGGGTGTGGACAGCGTCGAGACCTGGGGCGACCCCGGGACCACAAAGAGCCCGGCAGCGGTCGCTCCGACTCCGCCTAGGATTCCAGTTCCGGCCAGGACGCCTGCGCCCAGCCACAACCGTGTGTGCCTGCGGGCCGGGGACTTTTGCTGGACCTTCGAAACCAGCTCGGCCCGCAGGGCCGTGCTGAATTGTTCGTCGACCTGGAGCTGGTTCATAGCCGGTCTCCTTCCAAAACGGGTGGAGGCTGGAGAGCGCCGTTAATGGCTGTTTTCATTCGCTTCCGTGCGCGGTGAACGCGGGACTTGGCAGCTGCAGGCGACAGGCCCAGGACGGCCGCAGCTGCGGCGACCGTGTACTCCTCAAACACGACCAGGCTCACCAACTGCAGGTCCTCGGTGCCGAGTGTCGCAAGTGCTCTAGCAGCATCCCTGTCCATCTCAGACTGTAGGAAGACGTCATCGTTGGCATTTGCGATCCCTTCCCCGCGGGGGAGGGAGTCGAGGAGCCTGCGGTAGCGGAGCGCCGAACGCTTGCTGTTGCGGGCCACATTGGTTGTTGTGACGAGCAGCCACGGAAGAACAGACCCATCGACAAGCCGAACCTTCAGCCGGCGGCGCCACAATTCCAAGAACGCCATAGACAGAATGTCTTCAGCATCGTGCCGTTGCCCGGACAACCTATAGGCGTGACGGAAGACACGGTCTCGGTGCCGGTCAAACAGCAAACCGAAAGCGTCGCCCTCGCCCTGAAGGCTCCGT is a window encoding:
- a CDS encoding RNA polymerase sigma factor; this encodes MGNVEADDGRLWERSLQGEGDAFGLLFDRHRDRVFRHAYRLSGQRHDAEDILSMAFLELWRRRLKVRLVDGSVLPWLLVTTTNVARNSKRSALRYRRLLDSLPRGEGIANANDDVFLQSEMDRDAARALATLGTEDLQLVSLVVFEEYTVAAAAAVLGLSPAAAKSRVHRARKRMKTAINGALQPPPVLEGDRL
- a CDS encoding peptidase M56 family protein, with protein sequence MNQLQVDEQFSTALRAELVSKVQQKSPARRHTRLWLGAGVLAGTGILGGVGATAAGLFVVPGSPQVSTLSTPVPEATYQGPATIELGEPPEGTTGIQMDFTCLTPGLFQYQDGSRSICSPEDVGTPQAWSGYLVQLAPGQHSVTFRTEPENRWKVTAKYVSVEIGDWETNADGDTYGAENENGIPDLIAVIATNGTPGYVYRTELEEANGTAAMKTFKSPEEAVAWQEARGDKDSLIPVYDTTGKTVVGEFAIAGGNGSVGTAPPVKNYFPEAPQKTAIPVAPN